A section of the Sphaerodactylus townsendi isolate TG3544 linkage group LG11, MPM_Stown_v2.3, whole genome shotgun sequence genome encodes:
- the LOC125441295 gene encoding serine/threonine/tyrosine-interacting-like protein 1, protein MAGVELCEPIQLYNILNQATKSSRLAERNYLCLIDARTKREYDESHLITAIRMKRDPSGSYIVPPSANLDYVRHCVVYDGTTEILSSDYVEDVAADEEINARSGSAMRCARVVQEYTRFPVRVLKGGYERFTISYHFLQTQKIFWMPRELEDFLPYPVEIVPGKLYMGNYIQACHRQMQKDLHIQAHVNVSEEVDTCFPDDSDKVLHISVPDSPEADMLTFFGDVCHFIERHTQQDAVLVFSTLGISRCCTAVMAYLMHSCKLYLKNAWRYVQNCKNDIRPNRGFVRQLSEWEARLYLSSVTNISEPSY, encoded by the coding sequence ATGGCAGGAGTGGAACTGTGTGAGCCCATCCAGCTGTACAACATCTTGAACCAAGCCACCAAGTCGTCCAGACTGGCAGAGCGAAACTACCTGTGCCTGATCGATGCTCGGACCAAGCGGGAGTACGACGAAAGCCACCTGATCACAGCCATCAGAATGAAACGGGACCCTTCCGGCTCGTACATCGTGCCTCCTTCCGCCAACCTCGACTACGTCCGGCACTGCGTGGTGTACGATGGCACAACCGAAATCTTAAGTTCTGATTACGTGGAGGATGTCGCTGCAGATGAAGAAATAAATGCCAGGTCTGGATCCGCCATGCGCTGCGCCAGAGTCGTACAGGAATACACTCGCTTCCCTGTCCGAGTCCTGAAAGGAGGATATGAGCGCTTCACCATCTCTTACCACTTCCTCCAGACCCAGAAGATTTTCTGGATGCCTCGGGAATTGGAGGACTTCCTGCCCTACCCGGTAGAGATTGTGCCAGGTAAGCTTTATATGGGAAATTACATCCAAGCCTGCCACCGACAAATGCAGAAGGATCTACACATCCAAGCCCATGTAAATGTCTCCGAGGAGGTCGACACTTGCTTCCCCGACGATAGTGACAAAGTCCTCCACATCTCAGTCCCGGATTCTCCTGAGGCAGACATGTTAACCTTCTTTGGTGACGTCTGCCACTTCATCGAAAGGCACACACAGCAAGATGCAGTCTTGGTTTTCTCCACCTTGGGCATCAGCAGGTGCTGCACAGCCGTTATGGCCTACCTGATGCATTCGTGCAAGCTTTACCTCAAGAACGCTTGGCGTTACGTCCAGAACTGCAAAAACGACATTCGGCCGAACCGGGGCTTTGTACGACAGCTGTCAGAATGGGAGGCCCGGCTGTACCTGTCATCAGTCACCAATATCTCTGAACCAAGCTACTGA